One window of the Glycocaulis alkaliphilus genome contains the following:
- a CDS encoding DUF2157 domain-containing protein: MSKRRGLERNLDRWIAAGWVEPAHRDAILADHAQRPGHWSAAGAGLILGAVLLALAALSFVAANWAAMPQLARFALILAALWAALGGAGESFRRNNPALGHALALVGAFLFGAAIMLTAQTFNISAFRNTGILIWALGALAVAVAIPSRPVLALSALLAGSWMVLETVNPLTPRIVWLFVPLWLAVTGLAIRMESRLTANLLGAGLLAWLYTLVRWAGGGEGELSTPALFVSLALICAAGTLAFAVAEERGLAMSRIISRWLMTGAVISAFAAQFAIARASDGATTGLLLTGMVSIAAITMLALMRVRTGAMRPVTALTVPAIALAGLLLALIPWFAPGWVGALEVLAGIAVFALAAAMVAEGARAGRGFTGGLGLVLFIAQALHVYTALFGSLLDTALFFLVGGLLLIAMSVIAMRLQSRKHARTTEAQP; this comes from the coding sequence ATGAGCAAAAGACGCGGGCTCGAACGCAATCTCGATCGCTGGATTGCTGCAGGCTGGGTCGAACCAGCGCACCGTGACGCCATCCTCGCCGATCACGCGCAAAGGCCCGGCCACTGGAGCGCTGCAGGCGCCGGCCTGATTCTCGGCGCGGTCCTTCTGGCGCTTGCCGCCCTGTCTTTTGTCGCAGCCAACTGGGCAGCGATGCCGCAGCTGGCGCGCTTCGCGCTGATTCTCGCCGCACTATGGGCGGCGCTGGGGGGAGCCGGCGAAAGCTTCCGGCGGAACAACCCGGCGCTCGGCCACGCTCTGGCGCTTGTAGGGGCATTCCTGTTTGGCGCCGCGATCATGCTCACAGCCCAGACCTTCAATATCAGCGCGTTCCGCAATACCGGCATATTGATCTGGGCGCTTGGCGCGCTTGCGGTCGCCGTCGCCATCCCGTCCCGGCCAGTGCTCGCGCTGTCCGCCTTGCTCGCCGGTAGCTGGATGGTGCTTGAAACCGTCAATCCGCTGACGCCCCGCATCGTCTGGCTGTTTGTTCCGCTATGGCTGGCAGTTACCGGCCTCGCCATCCGGATGGAAAGCCGGCTCACGGCAAACCTGCTCGGCGCGGGATTGCTGGCCTGGCTTTATACGCTGGTGCGATGGGCAGGCGGCGGTGAAGGCGAGCTGTCCACACCGGCCCTCTTTGTGTCCCTTGCACTCATCTGCGCGGCTGGAACGCTTGCCTTTGCGGTTGCTGAGGAACGCGGCCTGGCCATGAGCCGAATCATTTCGCGCTGGCTGATGACCGGCGCCGTCATCAGTGCATTTGCTGCCCAGTTCGCCATTGCCCGCGCCAGCGACGGGGCGACCACCGGCCTGCTGCTCACTGGCATGGTCAGCATTGCCGCCATCACCATGCTTGCTCTCATGCGCGTGCGTACAGGCGCGATGCGGCCGGTCACGGCGCTCACGGTGCCGGCAATCGCGCTTGCCGGCCTGCTGCTCGCACTGATTCCCTGGTTCGCTCCGGGATGGGTAGGCGCGCTGGAAGTCCTGGCAGGCATTGCTGTCTTCGCGCTGGCTGCCGCCATGGTGGCTGAGGGCGCACGTGCAGGGCGCGGCTTTACTGGCGGGCTGGGCCTTGTGCTTTTCATCGCGCAGGCCTTGCACGTCTACACCGCCCTCTTTGGCAGCCTGCTCGATACGGCCCTCTTCTTTCTGGTTGGAGGGCTGTTGCTGATTGCGATGTCGGTCATCGCCATGCGGCTTCAGAGCCGCAAACACGCACGTACGACGGAGGCTCAGCCATGA
- a CDS encoding GDYXXLXY domain-containing protein, protein MSVMIRLSLIAAAMTALLALMVINQAAARAGGTEIRLTMEPVDPRDLLLGHYVELVTPLQRLETAQLQGGTEHVFEQGDRIWVELETGQDGSSLPVSVYPSPRSGTFIEGRVRYAGSLGEEPGQWLTVHYNIERYFASPEAALELEALRNESRLRLIVSLGGSGSAVIRGLEIDGEDHIDRLF, encoded by the coding sequence ATGAGCGTGATGATTCGCCTGTCTCTCATCGCCGCCGCCATGACGGCGCTGCTGGCGCTGATGGTCATTAATCAGGCTGCCGCGCGCGCAGGCGGGACCGAGATTCGGCTCACCATGGAGCCGGTTGATCCGCGCGATCTGCTGCTGGGACATTATGTCGAGCTGGTTACGCCCCTGCAGCGCCTTGAAACCGCGCAGCTGCAAGGCGGAACTGAGCATGTGTTTGAGCAGGGCGACCGGATATGGGTCGAACTGGAGACCGGTCAGGACGGCTCCTCCCTGCCCGTATCGGTCTATCCCTCCCCGCGCAGCGGCACATTTATAGAGGGCCGCGTCCGGTATGCCGGCAGCCTTGGCGAAGAGCCCGGCCAGTGGCTGACGGTCCACTATAATATCGAGCGCTATTTCGCCTCGCCTGAAGCGGCACTCGAACTGGAGGCACTGCGCAACGAATCGCGCCTGCGCCTGATCGTGTCACTGGGCGGTTCAGGCAGCGCGGTGATCCGCGGCCTCGAAATCGATGGCGAGGACCATATAGACCGGCTGTTCTAG
- a CDS encoding S10 family serine carboxypeptidase-like protein, protein MAHLRVTLLALVVLAAGLAHAGDIELVSTNRTVHEGVFSGVSVRYTALLEERRYSVAGVLAGQFVTVSYVREDVADPATRPVIFLFNGGPGASTTPLHFSAFGPKRRTGTDDDAVMYDNQHSILDAADLVFIDPVGTGYSRLADGAERGLVWSRTGDAVSVAAFIRDWLARHDREASPRYLLGQSYGTARAAEIHRVDPELEFDGVMLFALVAGPRPGPLGPMTALPTMAATAWYHGRASQHHDSLEAVFEEAVEFARTDYVQALIRGASLPAGERRAMAERVAAFTGLSADLIEENNLRLDNHTFMLNLLADEGLRTGQLDSRATRSLDAPPQRPPHDDPGLGYAPSDPDLPDDLPGLLERGGHDSIVETYFRDVLGYRGDEFYAGLNLDVNSAWDHEGGGNAIALLAEAMERNARLRVFWVAGYYDLTTSVYAGRYTLDQGDIPADRLTAAYFPSGHSVYVETANLERLSHAVRNFLGRRQ, encoded by the coding sequence ATGGCCCATCTTCGCGTCACGCTCCTTGCGCTGGTCGTACTGGCCGCAGGCCTTGCCCATGCCGGCGACATCGAACTGGTATCCACAAACCGTACCGTTCACGAAGGCGTTTTCAGCGGAGTGTCCGTGCGCTACACCGCGCTGCTTGAAGAGCGGCGCTATAGCGTGGCGGGCGTGCTGGCGGGCCAGTTCGTCACTGTCAGCTATGTGCGAGAGGACGTGGCCGATCCGGCAACCCGTCCGGTCATCTTCCTGTTCAATGGCGGTCCGGGCGCTTCCACCACGCCGCTGCATTTCAGCGCATTCGGGCCGAAACGGCGTACCGGCACGGACGACGATGCAGTGATGTACGACAACCAGCACTCCATACTGGACGCGGCTGATCTGGTATTCATCGATCCTGTCGGGACCGGCTATAGCCGCCTTGCGGACGGCGCGGAGCGCGGCCTCGTCTGGTCGCGCACGGGCGATGCCGTGTCGGTGGCAGCCTTCATCCGCGACTGGCTGGCCCGTCATGATCGCGAGGCCTCTCCGCGCTATCTGCTCGGCCAGAGCTATGGCACGGCCCGCGCTGCCGAAATCCACCGCGTCGATCCTGAGCTGGAGTTTGACGGGGTGATGTTGTTCGCGCTGGTCGCAGGGCCGCGTCCCGGCCCGCTGGGGCCCATGACGGCGCTGCCGACCATGGCTGCCACCGCCTGGTACCACGGGCGGGCGAGCCAGCATCACGACAGCCTGGAAGCGGTCTTCGAAGAGGCGGTAGAGTTTGCGCGCACCGATTACGTGCAGGCCCTGATACGCGGCGCTTCGCTGCCTGCCGGGGAGCGACGGGCGATGGCCGAACGCGTCGCTGCCTTTACCGGCCTGTCTGCAGACCTGATCGAAGAGAATAATCTGCGCCTGGATAACCACACCTTCATGCTGAACCTACTGGCGGATGAGGGGCTGCGCACCGGCCAGCTGGATTCCCGCGCAACGCGTTCGCTTGATGCGCCGCCCCAGCGTCCTCCCCATGATGACCCGGGTCTGGGCTATGCACCATCCGATCCTGATCTGCCCGACGACCTGCCAGGGCTTCTGGAGCGTGGCGGTCATGACTCCATCGTGGAGACCTATTTCCGCGATGTGCTGGGCTATCGGGGCGACGAATTCTATGCGGGCCTCAATCTCGATGTGAATAGCGCTTGGGACCATGAGGGTGGCGGCAATGCCATCGCGCTGCTGGCCGAGGCGATGGAACGCAATGCGCGCCTGCGTGTGTTCTGGGTGGCCGGATATTATGATCTGACAACGTCGGTATATGCCGGGCGCTACACGCTCGATCAGGGTGATATACCCGCGGACAGGCTGACAGCGGCCTATTTCCCGTCCGGTCACTCGGTCTATGTGGAGACCGCCAATCTGGAGCGGCTGTCTCACGCCGTGCGCAACTTCCTCGGCCGGCGCCAGTAG
- a CDS encoding CBS domain-containing protein, with protein MNVAAILAQKGRDVITIAPHTTLAEATHVLAEHRIGAVVVADRDGDVAGVFSERDLARAISRDGAAVLDQPVSSVMTRALVTASSTTHIDALMELMTEKRVRHIIIMDDGRMSGFVSIGDVVKRKIESVQAEAGALKAYIETA; from the coding sequence ATGAATGTTGCCGCGATACTCGCCCAAAAGGGCAGGGACGTCATTACAATTGCGCCTCACACAACGCTGGCAGAGGCGACGCACGTACTGGCCGAACACCGCATCGGTGCCGTTGTGGTGGCCGACAGGGACGGTGATGTGGCCGGCGTGTTTTCCGAACGCGATCTGGCCAGGGCCATTTCACGTGACGGTGCAGCCGTACTGGACCAGCCGGTCTCCTCGGTGATGACGCGGGCGCTCGTAACGGCCAGTTCCACCACCCATATAGACGCACTCATGGAGCTGATGACCGAGAAGCGCGTCCGGCACATCATCATTATGGATGATGGCCGCATGAGCGGTTTTGTGTCGATCGGCGATGTGGTGAAACGCAAGATCGAAAGCGTGCAAGCCGAGGCCGGGGCGCTGAAAGCCTATATCGAAACGGCCTGA
- a CDS encoding ornithine cyclodeaminase family protein, with protein sequence MTSPLFLDAAQVAERLSLDVCTGLMREAMRALSGGEVEQALRSFLKLGEGRTFALMPAGFVPGGPFGAKLVSVFADPDHPGRRSHEGLVILFDGRSGAPVCVADGGEVTRIRTASASAAATDALASPDASRLAIFGTGVQAHTHALAIAHVRKLEQIIVWGRDRDLAGALAARLASELNIDAMAEPDPARAARADIISTVTASAEPVLKGKWVQPGTHVNLAGSSGPHAAEADSALVAAARFIADHRTHVLAHGGEFLRARQAGLIDDDHIVAEIGEVYAGTQAGRTGPEDITIYKSLGHAVQDLAAVAWLYNDMKARGQG encoded by the coding sequence GTGACATCGCCGCTCTTCCTTGACGCTGCGCAGGTGGCGGAACGCCTTTCGCTTGACGTCTGTACCGGCCTGATGCGCGAGGCGATGCGCGCCTTATCGGGCGGTGAGGTCGAGCAGGCCTTGCGCAGCTTTCTCAAACTCGGCGAAGGGCGCACCTTCGCGCTGATGCCGGCAGGGTTTGTGCCTGGCGGCCCCTTCGGTGCCAAGCTGGTCAGCGTCTTTGCCGATCCGGACCATCCCGGACGGCGCAGCCATGAAGGGCTGGTGATCCTGTTTGACGGGCGGAGCGGTGCGCCTGTCTGCGTGGCAGATGGCGGGGAGGTGACGCGTATCCGTACCGCTTCGGCCAGCGCAGCAGCCACCGATGCGCTGGCAAGTCCTGATGCGTCTCGCCTCGCCATCTTTGGCACGGGCGTGCAGGCCCATACCCATGCCCTCGCCATCGCCCATGTACGAAAGCTCGAGCAGATCATCGTCTGGGGCCGGGACCGAGACCTGGCCGGGGCGCTGGCGGCGCGTCTGGCAAGCGAGTTGAACATTGATGCGATGGCCGAGCCTGATCCGGCACGCGCCGCCAGGGCGGACATCATCAGCACCGTGACGGCTTCGGCCGAGCCGGTGCTTAAGGGTAAGTGGGTCCAGCCAGGCACGCATGTAAACCTTGCCGGATCGAGCGGCCCTCATGCGGCCGAGGCGGACAGCGCTCTGGTAGCCGCCGCGCGCTTCATCGCGGACCATCGGACGCATGTTCTGGCGCATGGTGGAGAGTTCTTGCGCGCGCGCCAAGCCGGCCTGATCGACGATGATCATATCGTGGCCGAGATCGGGGAGGTTTATGCCGGGACGCAAGCCGGACGGACCGGCCCCGAGGACATCACGATCTACAAATCATTGGGCCATGCCGTGCAGGATCTCGCGGCTGTGGCATGGCTCTACAACGACATGAAAGCAAGGGGACAGGGATGA
- a CDS encoding APC family permease translates to MSEAGLKQGVGLFSVVALGLGMAVGVAVFSVMGPASALAGPALLLAVPLAAIPVFIIALTYAFMGSALPTAGASYEWPRRFVSPAFGFMIAWLRIAGSVGAMLVLSLVLVRYLSMAVPLPLRPTMFAIFAVVFALNFFGVGIAARAQGFLIAAIIAFFLLFGGWGMTAIELEAFTPFTPFGWAGVLAAVPVLVGLFFGLEAATEMGDEVKDGRRNIPLGIAGAVIAALVLYLLIAVVSIGVLGPQALAESEAPILDAANAFMAAPLATPLVIAASVAAIGTSLNALCMMFSRYLFAMGRTGALPEVLGRVHPRFGTPHWALAAAFCLCVLGLFLPLNLLALFLAINIPTLLKYAGTCLAAAKVAADHPDLYRQASFRMGRKFTVFWSWLGIAASLGVVVMGLTADWRPYVALTVWGLIGASYYIIRQRMKAA, encoded by the coding sequence ATGAGCGAAGCTGGTCTGAAACAGGGCGTCGGCCTGTTCTCCGTCGTGGCTCTGGGGCTTGGCATGGCGGTGGGTGTCGCCGTGTTCTCGGTCATGGGGCCTGCCTCTGCGCTGGCGGGGCCTGCGCTTTTGCTCGCAGTGCCGCTGGCAGCGATCCCGGTATTCATCATCGCGCTCACCTACGCCTTCATGGGCTCGGCCTTGCCGACAGCGGGTGCCTCCTATGAGTGGCCGCGCCGCTTCGTGTCGCCAGCCTTCGGCTTCATGATCGCGTGGCTGCGCATTGCAGGCAGTGTGGGGGCGATGCTGGTGCTCTCTCTGGTGCTGGTGCGCTACTTGTCCATGGCCGTGCCGCTGCCCTTGCGTCCCACCATGTTCGCGATTTTCGCCGTGGTCTTTGCCCTGAATTTCTTTGGCGTGGGTATCGCCGCGCGGGCACAGGGCTTCCTGATCGCCGCGATCATCGCCTTCTTCCTCCTGTTCGGTGGCTGGGGCATGACGGCTATTGAGTTGGAGGCCTTCACACCCTTCACTCCGTTTGGCTGGGCCGGCGTGCTGGCGGCTGTGCCGGTGCTGGTGGGCCTGTTCTTCGGGCTGGAGGCGGCTACCGAGATGGGCGACGAGGTGAAAGATGGCCGGCGCAATATCCCGCTGGGCATTGCCGGAGCGGTTATCGCCGCGCTTGTCCTTTATCTCTTGATCGCGGTCGTCTCGATCGGCGTGCTGGGTCCGCAGGCGCTGGCCGAGAGCGAAGCGCCGATCCTGGATGCCGCCAATGCCTTCATGGCTGCACCGCTGGCTACCCCGCTCGTGATAGCCGCATCTGTCGCCGCCATTGGCACCTCGCTCAATGCGCTGTGCATGATGTTCAGCCGCTATCTCTTTGCCATGGGCCGGACCGGAGCCCTGCCTGAGGTGCTGGGCCGGGTCCATCCGCGCTTTGGTACACCCCACTGGGCGCTGGCCGCCGCGTTCTGCCTGTGTGTGCTGGGCCTGTTCCTGCCGCTGAATCTGCTCGCCCTGTTCCTGGCCATCAATATCCCGACCCTTCTGAAGTATGCCGGGACGTGCCTGGCCGCCGCGAAAGTCGCCGCCGATCACCCAGACCTCTACCGTCAGGCGAGCTTCCGCATGGGGCGCAAGTTCACCGTATTCTGGTCATGGCTGGGCATTGCCGCTTCGCTGGGCGTCGTCGTGATGGGGTTGACCGCAGACTGGCGTCCCTATGTGGCGCTCACCGTCTGGGGGCTTATCGGCGCCAGCTATTACATCATCCGCCAGCGCATGAAGGCTGCCTAG
- a CDS encoding S10 family serine carboxypeptidase-like protein, protein MALPEGSVAHQRFRALALAGTAVMLVHGAAAKADESVVETRHTLEAGDLRLDYAAHAGRLAIRDVETGNARGYMFYVAYRVPGDPGRPVAFIWNGGPGAPATILHFETAGPYRAEDGALAPNAHSWLSEMDLVFVDPIGTGFSRPARAEYGDEFYGTLGDIASATEFVRAWRLRNEALDSPIILAGESWGAIRVASVAYQLEERGIPVGALSLISGGSGLHAEDGDGVLIDALRVTGFARTAFHYGLSDPSVGETLDEVLNNAERWVRERYAPALARIDTLSSAERDAIAEELSDFIGIGADQISRESLVITTRAFRDTLLSDREATLGVFDMRLNTADPQAHTGAPSVREPILRYLRYRLNYRTDLPYIGLENWSVGYAPGGEIPRPPSARWNYATGPVTDEEYAAAVAEAIRRGDGPPRIGPPLPSTVDALELNPAIQVLIASGAYDSLANCAGIEELAARQSEPVRAAVTTRCYEGGHMMYRDAPVLDAFNADMRALARALR, encoded by the coding sequence ATGGCACTGCCTGAAGGCTCTGTCGCGCATCAACGTTTTCGCGCTTTGGCGCTGGCGGGAACGGCGGTCATGCTGGTTCATGGCGCGGCGGCCAAGGCCGATGAAAGCGTGGTGGAAACCCGTCACACGCTGGAGGCGGGCGATCTGCGCCTGGACTATGCCGCCCATGCCGGCCGGTTGGCCATTCGCGATGTCGAGACAGGCAATGCGCGCGGCTACATGTTCTATGTCGCCTACCGTGTGCCCGGCGATCCGGGCCGCCCCGTCGCCTTCATCTGGAATGGCGGGCCGGGCGCTCCCGCCACTATCCTGCATTTCGAGACGGCAGGCCCTTACCGCGCTGAAGACGGCGCTCTGGCACCCAACGCGCATAGCTGGCTTAGCGAAATGGATCTGGTGTTCGTAGACCCGATTGGCACCGGCTTCAGCCGCCCTGCACGCGCTGAGTACGGTGATGAGTTCTATGGCACGCTAGGCGATATCGCCTCAGCCACCGAGTTCGTCCGGGCGTGGCGGCTGCGCAATGAGGCGCTGGATTCCCCGATCATCCTGGCTGGCGAAAGCTGGGGCGCGATCCGCGTGGCCAGTGTTGCCTATCAGCTGGAAGAACGGGGTATTCCCGTCGGCGCACTCTCACTGATCTCCGGCGGGTCCGGCCTGCACGCGGAGGACGGTGACGGCGTGTTGATCGACGCCTTACGGGTTACGGGCTTTGCCCGGACGGCATTCCACTATGGCCTTTCAGACCCTTCTGTGGGCGAAACGCTGGATGAGGTGCTGAACAATGCAGAACGCTGGGTCAGGGAGCGCTACGCGCCTGCCCTTGCGCGCATCGACACCCTTTCATCAGCCGAGCGGGACGCCATCGCAGAAGAGCTGTCAGACTTTATCGGGATCGGCGCGGACCAGATCAGCCGCGAGAGCCTAGTCATCACCACACGAGCCTTCCGCGATACGCTGCTGAGCGATCGCGAGGCAACCCTCGGCGTCTTCGACATGCGGCTGAACACAGCCGATCCGCAGGCGCACACAGGCGCCCCCTCAGTGCGCGAGCCGATACTGCGCTATCTGCGCTACCGGCTGAATTACCGCACTGATCTTCCCTATATCGGGCTGGAAAACTGGAGCGTGGGCTATGCTCCCGGCGGCGAGATACCCCGCCCGCCCAGCGCACGCTGGAACTACGCCACCGGCCCCGTCACCGACGAGGAATATGCTGCTGCCGTCGCAGAAGCGATCCGCAGAGGTGATGGCCCGCCGCGCATTGGACCGCCTCTACCCTCCACCGTGGACGCGTTGGAGCTCAATCCGGCCATTCAGGTACTGATCGCATCAGGCGCGTATGACTCGCTAGCCAATTGCGCCGGTATCGAGGAGCTGGCCGCCCGCCAGAGCGAACCGGTGCGCGCAGCCGTCACCACGCGCTGTTATGAGGGTGGTCACATGATGTATCGTGACGCCCCGGTGCTGGACGCGTTCAATGCCGATATGCGCGCACTGGCAAGGGCGCTGCGCTAG
- a CDS encoding aminotransferase class V-fold PLP-dependent enzyme, protein MTKADANEGMTRRTCLVAGSALPLAGAALGAAAHGREEFPPRLSARDAFPGIRPGYLNSGSVHPVSAGARQRVADYLASRAMGGESDYDIAAARRTVMERFARLINADTGELAYIQSTSAGEQMAVAALGLPEPGARVVTDALHFFGSFHLYSELEKAGVEVVVVRPHDNRIQLEDMAAAIDDRTRLVSVSAIATTNGFQHDLAALADIAHAHGAKLFVDAIHAIGSVPFDVKAAGIDMMSTASYKWLMGDMGLGFMYARADLIPELARPQAGYFQLAGISSHVFPYEEPHERAYQTRARDDATGLFAMGTYSNTGVAHLDYSLDFLLELGVENIQARRQPLIERVREEFTARGFQPLTPEDSTGPLIAFAFENARARLGPKLRDAGVEISLSQHRFRISPSVFNTMDDIEMLLEALA, encoded by the coding sequence ATGACGAAGGCCGATGCGAACGAGGGCATGACGCGGCGCACTTGCCTGGTTGCAGGCAGTGCGTTGCCGCTTGCCGGTGCGGCCTTGGGCGCTGCTGCGCACGGGCGCGAAGAGTTCCCGCCTCGCCTGTCTGCGCGCGATGCCTTTCCGGGCATCCGTCCCGGCTATCTCAATTCGGGATCGGTTCATCCGGTGAGTGCTGGCGCGCGCCAGCGCGTGGCTGACTATCTCGCCTCGCGCGCCATGGGCGGCGAGAGTGATTACGACATCGCTGCAGCGCGCCGCACAGTGATGGAAAGGTTTGCCCGTCTCATCAATGCCGATACCGGCGAACTGGCATACATCCAGAGCACGTCGGCGGGCGAGCAGATGGCCGTCGCCGCGCTGGGCCTTCCGGAGCCGGGGGCACGTGTGGTAACCGACGCGCTGCACTTCTTCGGCTCCTTCCATCTCTACAGCGAGCTGGAAAAGGCAGGTGTCGAAGTGGTGGTGGTACGCCCGCACGACAACCGTATCCAACTTGAGGACATGGCCGCTGCTATTGATGACCGTACTCGGCTGGTATCGGTCTCTGCCATTGCGACCACCAATGGCTTCCAGCACGATCTGGCAGCACTGGCCGATATCGCCCACGCCCATGGCGCGAAGCTCTTCGTGGACGCAATCCATGCGATCGGCTCGGTGCCGTTCGACGTGAAGGCTGCCGGTATCGATATGATGTCGACTGCCTCTTATAAATGGCTGATGGGTGATATGGGGCTGGGCTTCATGTATGCCCGCGCCGACCTGATCCCGGAACTGGCCCGTCCCCAGGCGGGGTATTTCCAGCTGGCGGGCATTTCCAGCCATGTCTTCCCGTATGAAGAGCCACACGAGCGCGCCTACCAGACACGCGCACGCGATGATGCCACGGGCCTGTTTGCCATGGGCACCTATTCCAACACGGGTGTGGCCCATCTCGATTATTCGCTCGACTTCCTGCTTGAGCTGGGCGTGGAGAATATCCAGGCCAGGCGTCAGCCCCTGATCGAGCGGGTGCGCGAGGAATTTACGGCGCGCGGCTTCCAGCCGCTAACGCCGGAGGATAGCACAGGCCCGCTGATTGCTTTTGCTTTTGAGAATGCGCGCGCGCGGCTTGGGCCGAAGCTAAGGGATGCGGGCGTGGAGATTTCACTCAGTCAACATCGCTTCCGCATCTCGCCGTCCGTATTCAACACGATGGACGACATTGAAATGCTGCTGGAGGCGCTGGCGTGA